In one window of Haemophilus parainfluenzae DNA:
- the aroG gene encoding 3-deoxy-7-phosphoheptulonate synthase AroG, with protein sequence MATKKEDIEIKVANDDTRIEKVDQVLPPIALLEKFPASEKAAELVRETRLHAHNIIHGKEDRLLVVIGPCSIHDPKAALDYAKRLKVLRDEYKDTLEVVMRVYFEKPRTTVGWKGLINDPYLNDTYRLNDGLRIARKLLSDINNLGVPSAGEFLDMITPQYVADFMSWGAIGARTTESQVHRELASGLSCAVGFKNGTNGGVKVALDAMGAAEASHYFLSVTKFGHSAIVSTKGNEDCHIILRGGDKGPNYKAEDIAKVCAEIEKSGRIPHVMIDFSHANSCKQFKKQMEVCEDVSQQITGGSKQIFGVMVESHIVEGRQDLVDGKAQTYGQSITDACIGWEDTEIVLKQLSDAVLARRQVNG encoded by the coding sequence ATGGCGACGAAGAAAGAAGATATCGAAATAAAAGTTGCAAATGACGATACCAGAATTGAAAAAGTGGATCAGGTATTGCCTCCAATTGCCTTATTAGAAAAATTTCCTGCAAGTGAAAAAGCAGCTGAGTTGGTTCGTGAAACTCGTTTGCATGCCCACAATATTATTCATGGTAAAGAAGATCGTTTACTTGTGGTGATTGGTCCTTGTTCTATACATGATCCTAAAGCTGCATTAGATTACGCTAAACGTTTAAAAGTATTACGTGATGAATATAAAGATACACTTGAAGTGGTGATGCGCGTTTACTTTGAAAAACCGCGTACAACAGTGGGTTGGAAAGGCTTAATTAACGATCCTTACTTAAATGATACGTATCGTTTAAATGATGGTTTACGTATTGCGCGTAAATTGTTATCTGATATTAATAACTTAGGAGTGCCGTCAGCGGGTGAGTTCTTAGATATGATCACACCACAATATGTGGCAGATTTTATGAGTTGGGGTGCAATTGGTGCGAGAACAACGGAATCTCAAGTACACCGGGAGTTAGCGTCAGGTTTATCTTGTGCGGTAGGCTTTAAAAATGGCACAAATGGTGGCGTGAAAGTGGCTCTAGATGCAATGGGTGCAGCAGAAGCTTCCCATTATTTCTTATCCGTAACTAAATTTGGTCATTCTGCCATCGTTTCAACAAAAGGAAATGAAGACTGCCACATTATTTTACGTGGTGGCGATAAAGGCCCTAACTATAAAGCAGAAGACATTGCAAAAGTGTGTGCAGAGATCGAAAAATCAGGTCGTATTCCACATGTAATGATTGATTTCAGCCATGCGAATAGTTGCAAACAATTCAAAAAACAAATGGAAGTTTGTGAAGATGTCAGTCAGCAAATTACAGGCGGTTCAAAACAAATCTTTGGCGTGATGGTAGAAAGCCATATCGTTGAAGGTCGTCAAGACTTAGTTGATGGCAAAGCTCAGACTTACGGGCAAAGTATCACTGATGCTTGTATCGGTTGGGAAGATACAGAAATCGTGTTAAAACAGTTATCCGATGCTGTATTAGCTCGTCGCCAAGTAAATGGCTAA
- the hypF gene encoding carbamoyltransferase HypF, with protein MQGIELRIKGKVQGVGFRPFVWLLANQYKLNGDVNNDGQGVLVRFVSPPTDALEQFLSDLQNKLPPLAQITDITQRAIDWPETTAITGFTIRESENNQMDTQIIPDAATCPHCLSDLFDPNNRRYHYPFTNCTHCGPRFTIIKAIPYDRKNTAMASFPLCPQCEKEYKDPADRRFHAQPNACSVCGPHIWLQNREQTLATHETALKQTALLLQQGHIVAVKGLGSFHLACDANNQMAVNLLRQRKHRPTKPLAIMVPDLQFLQDLSSQETELLTSSAAPIVLISKHKVPNITDNIAPNLQEIGVMLPSNPLQHLLLRAVNRPLVMTSANASGQPPVLKNEYAVEQLNDLADFYLCHNRDILQRADDSLVRVAFDGLETLRRARGYVPDEIPLETQSTKNVLALGSDLKNTFCLLRHNKAILSQHIGDTANEQVRSQLSENLELFQSIYQFKPDIIAVDAHPGYFSSSIGKQLAEQQQIPTIEVLHHHAHIVSVMAEHNCNEPVIGLALDGIGMGENGQLWGGECLLVDYQHSQYLGGLPAVALPGGDLAAKQPWRNWLAHLHQFVPQWQEILTKTCTEPNWPILVNAIERGLNCPPISSAGRLFDAVAYDLGIAPSIVSWEGEAACHLEALANSSSFAIQPESAVNIPVKMPLIGNKLDLAYFWQSWLNYHASVEDKAFAFHYSLAQGFAELATNQARQHQCRTIVLSGGVMHNQLLRRLLKENLSEFHVLSAHKLPMGDGGLSLGQAVIAMHRN; from the coding sequence ATGCAAGGGATCGAATTACGCATAAAAGGAAAAGTTCAGGGTGTGGGATTTCGCCCTTTTGTTTGGCTTCTAGCAAATCAATATAAGTTAAACGGAGATGTCAATAATGATGGACAAGGCGTATTAGTTCGTTTTGTCTCTCCTCCAACAGATGCACTCGAGCAATTTTTGTCCGACCTACAAAACAAACTCCCACCGCTCGCGCAAATTACCGATATTACTCAGCGCGCCATTGATTGGCCAGAAACAACTGCAATAACAGGCTTTACTATCCGGGAAAGTGAAAACAATCAAATGGACACGCAAATTATTCCCGATGCAGCGACCTGTCCACATTGTTTATCCGACTTATTCGATCCCAACAACCGACGCTATCATTACCCTTTTACTAACTGCACCCATTGTGGTCCACGTTTTACCATCATCAAGGCAATTCCTTACGACCGAAAAAACACGGCAATGGCTTCTTTTCCACTTTGTCCACAATGTGAAAAAGAATATAAAGATCCCGCTGATCGTCGTTTTCATGCACAACCCAATGCTTGTTCTGTTTGCGGCCCCCATATCTGGTTGCAAAATAGAGAACAAACACTCGCTACTCATGAAACTGCGCTAAAACAGACCGCACTTTTATTGCAACAAGGTCATATCGTCGCAGTTAAAGGCTTAGGTAGTTTTCATCTAGCCTGTGATGCAAATAACCAAATGGCCGTTAATTTATTACGTCAACGGAAGCATCGTCCAACAAAACCATTAGCCATTATGGTGCCTGACCTGCAGTTTTTACAAGATTTGAGTTCTCAAGAAACAGAATTGCTAACCAGTAGTGCTGCGCCGATTGTACTTATTTCAAAACACAAAGTGCCGAATATTACCGATAACATCGCGCCAAACTTACAGGAAATTGGTGTGATGCTTCCAAGTAACCCACTGCAGCATTTGTTGTTACGCGCAGTTAATCGTCCGCTAGTCATGACCTCTGCTAACGCAAGCGGACAACCTCCCGTACTGAAGAATGAATATGCGGTAGAACAATTAAATGATTTAGCTGATTTTTATCTTTGTCACAATCGCGATATTTTACAACGTGCCGATGATAGCCTTGTTCGCGTTGCCTTCGATGGATTAGAAACGCTACGTCGTGCTCGTGGCTATGTACCCGATGAAATACCACTTGAAACACAAAGCACGAAGAATGTGTTAGCGTTAGGTTCTGATCTGAAAAATACATTCTGCTTACTACGTCACAATAAAGCCATACTAAGCCAACATATTGGCGACACAGCAAATGAACAAGTGCGGTCACAATTAAGTGAAAATCTTGAATTATTTCAAAGTATTTATCAATTTAAACCAGACATCATCGCTGTCGATGCTCACCCTGGCTATTTTTCATCTTCCATTGGTAAACAACTTGCCGAACAGCAACAAATCCCCACCATCGAAGTACTACATCACCATGCACACATTGTCAGCGTGATGGCCGAGCACAATTGTAATGAGCCAGTAATTGGTCTTGCTCTAGACGGTATCGGCATGGGCGAAAATGGACAACTTTGGGGAGGCGAATGCCTACTCGTTGATTATCAACATAGTCAATATTTAGGTGGTCTACCTGCTGTTGCTCTACCAGGTGGCGATCTTGCTGCGAAACAACCTTGGCGCAACTGGCTGGCTCACCTGCATCAATTTGTGCCACAATGGCAAGAAATACTCACCAAAACTTGCACTGAACCGAATTGGCCAATATTAGTCAATGCCATTGAGCGCGGACTCAATTGTCCACCTATATCATCTGCGGGTCGTTTATTTGATGCAGTGGCTTATGATCTCGGTATTGCTCCAAGCATTGTTTCTTGGGAAGGTGAAGCGGCTTGCCATCTCGAAGCTCTGGCAAATAGTTCATCCTTTGCCATACAACCGGAAAGTGCGGTCAATATTCCTGTAAAAATGCCGCTTATCGGCAATAAACTGGATTTGGCTTACTTTTGGCAAAGTTGGTTGAATTATCATGCTTCTGTTGAAGATAAAGCCTTTGCCTTTCATTATTCTCTCGCCCAAGGTTTTGCTGAACTTGCTACAAACCAAGCACGCCAACACCAATGCCGTACCATCGTGCTATCTGGTGGTGTGATGCATAACCAACTGCTACGTCGCTTATTAAAAGAAAATTTGAGCGAATTCCACGTACTGAGTGCGCATAAACTACCGATGGGTGATGGAGGTCTCAGTTTAGGTCAGGCTGTTATTGCCATGCATAGAAACTGA
- a CDS encoding 4Fe-4S dicluster domain-containing protein translates to MNRFVIGDPKDCIGCNTCMAACSEVHKAFGLQSFPRLQVMRNDDVTVPILCRHCDDSPCATVCPVHAITHIDDTIQLNESLCIGCKLCGIACPFGAITQHGSAPIDAPTYYEGFSFTDAVKRDIRTAPDNTDLHNMLAWQPGVKAIAVKCDLCYFREDGPACVQTCPTKTLFIISDESIKQANERKREMAMISSPAIPR, encoded by the coding sequence ATGAATCGTTTTGTAATCGGTGATCCGAAGGATTGCATTGGATGCAACACCTGTATGGCCGCTTGTAGCGAAGTGCATAAAGCTTTCGGATTACAATCTTTTCCACGCTTACAAGTCATGCGTAATGACGATGTAACCGTGCCAATTCTCTGTCGTCATTGTGATGATTCACCATGTGCTACCGTGTGTCCTGTACACGCCATTACACATATTGATGACACCATTCAACTTAACGAAAGTCTCTGTATCGGTTGTAAACTTTGTGGTATTGCTTGCCCATTCGGTGCAATTACCCAACATGGTTCAGCACCGATTGACGCACCAACCTATTATGAAGGATTCTCCTTCACTGATGCGGTAAAACGAGATATTCGTACTGCACCAGATAATACGGATTTACACAATATGTTGGCATGGCAACCTGGCGTAAAAGCCATTGCGGTGAAATGCGATCTTTGCTATTTCCGTGAAGATGGTCCGGCTTGTGTACAAACCTGTCCGACCAAAACGTTATTTATTATTAGTGATGAGAGTATCAAACAGGCTAATGAAAGAAAACGTGAAATGGCAATGATTTCTTCGCCAGCTATCCCAAGATAA
- the hyfB gene encoding hydrogenase 4 subunit B has protein sequence MSLPINLLITALLIYVVGAFISLAVRRNEQLSINISGVTGVLAGVLGIVACIPVLISSDTVVDVFKTPFEFASFSIRIDGLAAFMVCVISLLVIVTALYSFSYVKEYKGKGAGSMGFFMNLFIASMVALVTSDNAFYFLVFFEMMSLASYFLVITEQDDNAVNAGLLYFFIAHAGSVLIMIAFFIFYCYAGSFEFSAFRQTTLPAPLAFTAFILAFLGFGAKAGMIPLHSWLPKAHPAAPSHASAMMSGVMVKIGIFGIIKVGIDLLGSTNVWYGVIVLGFGAVSSVLGVLYALAEHDIKKLLAYHTVENIGIIMMGVGVGMIGIATHHPVLATVGLLGGLYHLLNHAVFKGLLFLGAGSVMYRLHTKDMDLMGGLGKLMPYTAFCFLIGTMAISALPPFNGFVSEWFTYQSLFTLSQSDDFVLKLAGPIAIIMLALTGALAALCFVKVYGISFGGAPRSEKAANAREVPKPMVIAMAVLALCCVLLGMGASVVTPIIAKISTALAHSEPLMLAQNGVVVAQAEPHTVLSTPMVTIMLLAFFFLPFSFYAFTKNQRLSDRAKGNPWACGYAYEQDMAASAGSFTRPLRTIFKPLYTLREVLDPAPLGDKGIQAVIKGATKTEPFWEEKVTMPIARFIPWLGTKIQWLQQGDFRVYCVYFVIALVAILLSIALM, from the coding sequence ATGAGTTTACCAATCAATTTACTCATCACGGCCCTGTTGATTTATGTCGTAGGTGCGTTTATTTCGCTCGCAGTGAGACGAAACGAACAACTTTCAATCAATATATCCGGCGTGACCGGTGTACTTGCTGGAGTGTTAGGTATTGTTGCCTGCATCCCCGTTCTGATCAGCAGCGACACAGTCGTTGATGTTTTCAAAACCCCATTTGAATTTGCCTCGTTCTCCATCCGTATTGACGGATTGGCAGCCTTTATGGTGTGTGTCATTTCTTTATTAGTTATTGTGACCGCACTTTATTCTTTCTCTTATGTAAAAGAATATAAAGGTAAAGGCGCAGGTTCCATGGGTTTCTTCATGAATTTATTTATCGCTTCCATGGTTGCGTTAGTTACCAGCGATAATGCGTTCTACTTCCTTGTATTCTTTGAAATGATGTCATTGGCATCTTATTTCTTAGTCATTACCGAACAAGATGACAACGCCGTAAATGCAGGCTTGCTTTATTTCTTTATTGCGCATGCTGGTTCGGTATTAATTATGATCGCCTTCTTCATTTTCTACTGCTATGCCGGTAGTTTTGAATTTAGCGCATTTCGTCAAACCACTTTGCCAGCACCGCTTGCCTTTACCGCTTTTATTTTGGCATTTTTAGGTTTTGGCGCCAAAGCAGGTATGATTCCATTACACAGCTGGTTACCGAAAGCTCACCCGGCTGCACCTTCTCATGCATCTGCAATGATGTCTGGTGTGATGGTAAAAATTGGTATTTTCGGGATCATTAAAGTGGGGATCGATCTTCTTGGCTCTACCAATGTTTGGTATGGCGTTATCGTACTCGGTTTCGGTGCAGTCTCTTCCGTACTCGGCGTACTTTATGCCTTGGCAGAACATGACATCAAAAAACTCTTGGCTTATCACACGGTAGAAAATATCGGCATCATTATGATGGGTGTGGGCGTTGGTATGATTGGTATCGCAACACATCATCCTGTATTGGCTACTGTAGGCTTACTTGGTGGGTTATATCACTTACTTAATCATGCCGTATTCAAAGGCTTGTTATTCTTAGGTGCAGGTTCTGTAATGTATCGCTTGCACACTAAAGACATGGACTTAATGGGTGGCTTAGGCAAACTTATGCCTTACACTGCATTCTGTTTCTTAATCGGTACCATGGCGATTTCTGCATTGCCACCGTTTAACGGTTTTGTCAGTGAATGGTTTACTTATCAATCCTTATTCACCTTAAGTCAAAGTGATGATTTCGTCTTAAAACTTGCCGGTCCAATTGCCATTATTATGTTGGCATTGACGGGTGCGTTAGCGGCACTTTGTTTCGTGAAAGTGTACGGCATCAGCTTTGGTGGTGCACCGCGTAGCGAAAAAGCAGCCAATGCACGTGAAGTGCCAAAACCAATGGTAATTGCGATGGCGGTATTAGCGTTATGTTGTGTATTGTTAGGTATGGGTGCATCTGTGGTAACGCCAATAATTGCGAAAATTTCGACCGCACTTGCTCACAGCGAGCCGCTAATGTTGGCTCAAAATGGTGTGGTGGTCGCGCAAGCTGAACCGCATACCGTGCTTTCAACACCGATGGTGACTATCATGCTATTGGCATTTTTCTTCTTGCCATTTAGTTTTTATGCCTTCACCAAAAATCAACGTTTATCCGATCGTGCAAAAGGCAATCCATGGGCTTGTGGTTACGCTTATGAACAAGATATGGCGGCTTCTGCGGGTAGTTTTACTCGTCCGTTACGTACGATTTTCAAACCGCTTTATACCTTGCGCGAAGTATTGGATCCTGCACCTTTAGGTGATAAAGGCATCCAAGCGGTAATTAAAGGCGCAACAAAAACAGAACCTTTCTGGGAAGAAAAAGTGACCATGCCGATCGCTCGTTTTATTCCTTGGTTAGGAACTAAAATCCAATGGTTGCAACAAGGTGATTTTCGTGTGTACTGCGTGTACTTCGTGATTGCCTTGGTGGCAATACTACTTTCCATTGCGTTGATGTAG
- a CDS encoding lysine exporter LysO family protein has translation MQDMINGLLIVLVPMVLGYLLKVNNKSYIAKINHIVMFLLYIILFLMGYLLGQLDDLEHKLPIIGTTALTLSAIILGSNMIGLMLYDRFNPAEPLKSQGKIDSRWHSLIDSLKLSGTVVIGTLCGFLFKSYLMLPTGINLYVLIVLIFFVGIQLRNNGISLKEALFNKRGFQTGMVFTFTSLLGGVIAAFVLAMPITQGLAFASGMGWYSLSSVVLTNAWGPVQGSIAFFNDLSREIVSLFVIPLFMRHFRSTAIGITGATAIDCTLPIIQKAGGIEVTPIAISFGFVTNILPPLLLVFFSSIPL, from the coding sequence ATGCAGGATATGATAAATGGTTTATTAATTGTCTTAGTACCGATGGTGTTAGGCTATCTACTGAAGGTCAATAATAAATCCTATATCGCAAAAATAAATCATATCGTGATGTTTTTGCTTTACATTATTCTTTTCTTAATGGGTTATTTACTCGGCCAGTTAGATGATTTAGAACATAAACTCCCTATTATTGGTACAACCGCATTGACGCTATCGGCGATCATTTTGGGATCCAATATGATTGGTTTGATGCTTTATGATCGCTTTAATCCGGCTGAACCACTTAAATCACAAGGTAAAATTGACTCTCGCTGGCACTCCTTAATTGACTCTCTCAAACTTTCCGGCACAGTGGTAATTGGTACCCTTTGTGGTTTCTTATTCAAATCCTATCTCATGTTACCTACAGGTATTAATCTGTATGTATTGATTGTACTGATTTTCTTTGTAGGGATTCAACTAAGAAATAACGGCATTTCCTTGAAAGAAGCCCTTTTCAATAAACGAGGTTTCCAAACGGGAATGGTGTTTACGTTTACCTCGTTACTAGGGGGCGTGATAGCTGCTTTTGTTTTAGCGATGCCTATTACTCAAGGACTGGCGTTTGCCTCTGGAATGGGGTGGTATTCGTTATCCAGTGTAGTATTGACCAATGCATGGGGACCGGTGCAGGGCAGTATTGCCTTTTTTAATGATTTATCCCGTGAAATAGTCAGTTTATTTGTCATCCCATTATTTATGCGTCATTTTCGTTCAACCGCGATTGGAATTACGGGGGCAACTGCAATAGATTGCACTTTGCCAATTATCCAAAAAGCGGGAGGCATTGAAGTCACGCCAATTGCGATTTCATTTGGCTTTGTGACGAATATTCTGCCACCATTGTTATTGGTTTTCTTTTCCAGTATTCCGCTATAA
- the uvrB gene encoding excinuclease ABC subunit UvrB, which produces MVEKINTKPFILHSDFQPSGDQPQAIEKLVENLEDGLAHQTLLGVTGSGKTFTIANVIATLNRPAMLLAPNKTLAAQLYAEMKAFFPENAVEYFVSYYDYYQPEAYVPSSDTFIEKDASINDQIEQMRLSATKSFLERRDTIVVASVSAIYGLGDPDSYLKMMLHLQQGAIIDQRQILAKLAELQYTRNDQAFQRGTFRVRGEVIDIFPAESDDRAVRIELFDDEIERLSLFDPLTGTSFGAVPRFTVYPKTHYVTPRERILDAIEKIKAELVQRREYFIKEHKLLEEQRITQRTQFDIEMMNELGYCSGIENYSRYLSGRNEGEPPPTLFDYMPSDAILIIDESHVTVPQIGGMYRGDRSRKETLVEYGFRLPSALDNRPLRFEEFERLAPQTIYVSATPGPYELEKSGSEIVDQVVRPTGLLDPQIEIRPVSIQVDDLLSEARQRADKNERVLVTTLTKKMAEDLTDYLDEHGIRVRYLHSDIDTVERVEIIRDLRLGEFDVLVGINLLREGLDIPEVSLVAILDADKEGFLRSERSLIQTIGRAARNLNGKAILYADSMTKSMEKAITETNRRREKQMKYNEEKGIVPQALNKKVGELLDIGQGANQKAKLKQRGKTAAEPTALYNTPKSAKEFQQQIKKLEQQMYKFAQDLEFEKAAAVRDQLHQLREQFMISE; this is translated from the coding sequence ATGGTAGAGAAAATTAATACTAAGCCTTTTATCCTTCATTCCGATTTTCAACCTTCTGGCGATCAGCCCCAAGCAATCGAAAAATTGGTCGAAAATTTAGAGGATGGTTTGGCACATCAAACACTTCTAGGGGTAACGGGGTCAGGTAAAACATTTACCATTGCAAATGTCATAGCGACATTAAATCGTCCGGCAATGCTACTTGCCCCAAATAAAACCCTCGCTGCTCAGCTTTATGCAGAAATGAAAGCATTCTTTCCTGAAAATGCGGTGGAATATTTCGTCTCATACTATGATTATTATCAGCCGGAGGCTTATGTGCCGAGTAGTGATACCTTTATCGAGAAAGATGCTTCTATTAATGATCAGATTGAACAGATGCGCCTTTCTGCCACAAAGTCGTTCTTAGAACGTCGAGATACTATTGTAGTGGCGTCCGTATCAGCAATTTATGGTTTGGGGGATCCTGATAGCTATTTAAAAATGATGTTACACTTACAGCAAGGGGCCATTATCGATCAACGTCAGATTTTAGCGAAGTTAGCGGAATTACAATATACAAGAAACGATCAAGCTTTTCAGCGTGGTACATTCCGAGTGCGTGGCGAAGTGATTGATATTTTTCCTGCTGAATCTGACGATCGAGCGGTACGAATTGAATTATTTGATGATGAAATTGAACGTTTAAGTTTATTTGATCCTTTAACTGGCACAAGTTTTGGCGCAGTTCCGCGTTTTACGGTGTATCCGAAAACTCACTATGTGACACCAAGAGAACGTATTTTAGATGCGATTGAAAAAATCAAAGCGGAGCTTGTGCAACGCCGTGAATATTTCATCAAAGAACATAAATTACTAGAAGAGCAGCGTATAACCCAACGTACGCAATTTGACATTGAGATGATGAATGAGCTCGGTTATTGCTCAGGCATCGAAAACTATTCACGCTATCTTTCAGGCAGAAATGAAGGCGAACCGCCTCCGACATTATTTGATTATATGCCGTCTGATGCGATTTTGATTATTGATGAATCACACGTGACTGTGCCGCAAATTGGCGGAATGTATCGCGGAGACCGTTCTCGTAAAGAAACTTTGGTGGAATATGGTTTTCGTTTGCCTTCAGCATTGGATAATCGTCCATTACGCTTTGAAGAGTTTGAACGTTTAGCGCCGCAGACGATTTATGTTTCCGCAACACCAGGTCCTTATGAGTTAGAAAAATCGGGCAGTGAAATAGTCGATCAGGTGGTACGTCCAACGGGCTTGCTCGATCCACAAATTGAAATTCGTCCAGTATCCATTCAAGTAGATGATTTGCTGTCTGAAGCGCGTCAAAGAGCGGATAAAAATGAGCGTGTTTTAGTCACCACGCTGACGAAGAAAATGGCGGAAGATTTAACGGATTACTTAGACGAACACGGCATTCGTGTACGTTATCTGCATTCAGATATTGATACTGTTGAGCGTGTAGAGATTATTCGTGATTTACGTTTAGGCGAGTTTGATGTGTTAGTCGGTATCAACTTATTACGTGAGGGTTTAGATATTCCAGAAGTTTCTCTTGTCGCCATTTTAGATGCGGATAAAGAGGGTTTCTTGCGTTCTGAGCGTTCTTTAATCCAAACCATTGGTCGAGCAGCTCGAAACTTGAACGGTAAAGCGATTTTGTATGCTGATAGCATGACTAAATCTATGGAAAAAGCCATTACCGAAACGAATCGCCGTCGTGAAAAACAAATGAAATACAATGAAGAAAAGGGTATTGTTCCACAGGCATTGAATAAGAAAGTCGGCGAGTTATTAGATATTGGTCAAGGTGCAAATCAAAAAGCGAAATTGAAACAGCGTGGAAAAACGGCAGCTGAACCGACCGCACTCTACAATACACCAAAATCAGCCAAAGAATTCCAACAACAAATTAAGAAATTGGAACAACAAATGTATAAATTTGCTCAAGATCTCGAATTTGAAAAAGCCGCCGCAGTACGCGATCAGCTTCATCAATTAAGAGAGCAGTTTATGATATCGGAATAA
- a CDS encoding DegQ family serine endoprotease, translating to MKKRNFVLTGIALGLSVFATSLSAQAAIPNEIVEQGSLAPMLEKAQAAVVTLSVEGKAKANSRSALPDDIPEEFKFFFGDQFGEQFGGNRGSSRNFRGLGSGVIINADKGYVLTNNHVVDGADKITVKLQDGREFKAKLVGKDEQSDIALVQIEKPTNLTAIKMADSDKLRVGDFTVAIGNPFGLGQTVTSGIVSALGRSTGSDSGAYENYIQTDAAVNRGNSGGALLNLQGELIGINTAIISPSGGNAGIAFAIPSNQANNLVQQILEFGEVRRGLLGIKGGELNADLAKVFNVSAQQGAFVSEVIPKSAAEKAGLKAGDVITAMNGQKISSFAEMRAKIATSGVGKEIELTYLRDGKTENVKVTLQADDSTPTASKTELPALDGATLNNYDVKGLKGVEISKVQPNSMAAQRGLKSGDIIIGINRQSIESIQDLRKALDEKPSAIALNILRGQNNFYLLVQ from the coding sequence ATGAAGAAAAGAAATTTTGTGTTAACCGGCATCGCATTAGGTTTAAGCGTATTTGCGACTTCTTTATCTGCTCAAGCAGCTATTCCGAATGAAATCGTAGAACAAGGCAGCCTTGCGCCAATGTTAGAAAAAGCGCAAGCAGCTGTTGTAACCCTTTCAGTTGAAGGCAAAGCAAAAGCAAACAGCCGTTCTGCATTACCTGATGATATTCCGGAAGAATTTAAATTTTTCTTTGGTGATCAATTTGGCGAACAATTTGGTGGAAACCGTGGCTCATCACGCAACTTCCGTGGTTTAGGTTCCGGCGTGATCATCAATGCAGATAAAGGCTATGTTTTAACTAACAATCACGTGGTAGATGGTGCGGATAAAATTACCGTAAAATTACAAGACGGACGTGAATTCAAAGCAAAACTCGTTGGAAAAGACGAACAATCTGACATCGCTTTAGTACAAATCGAAAAACCAACTAACCTCACCGCAATCAAAATGGCTGACTCCGATAAATTACGCGTAGGTGATTTCACCGTTGCTATCGGTAACCCATTCGGTTTAGGCCAAACTGTAACCTCTGGTATTGTTTCAGCACTTGGTCGCTCTACTGGTTCAGATAGCGGAGCGTATGAAAACTATATTCAAACTGATGCTGCGGTAAACCGTGGTAACTCTGGTGGTGCATTATTGAATTTACAAGGTGAATTAATTGGCATTAATACCGCAATTATTTCTCCAAGCGGCGGTAACGCTGGGATTGCCTTTGCAATTCCAAGCAACCAAGCCAACAATCTCGTTCAACAAATCTTAGAATTTGGTGAAGTACGCCGTGGTTTACTCGGTATTAAAGGTGGCGAATTAAATGCAGACTTGGCAAAAGTCTTTAATGTCAGTGCGCAACAAGGTGCTTTTGTGAGTGAAGTCATTCCAAAATCTGCTGCCGAAAAAGCGGGCTTAAAAGCGGGTGATGTGATTACCGCAATGAATGGTCAAAAAATCTCAAGCTTTGCCGAAATGCGTGCAAAAATCGCGACTTCTGGTGTTGGTAAAGAAATTGAGCTCACTTACTTACGAGATGGTAAAACTGAAAACGTAAAAGTGACCTTGCAAGCAGACGATAGCACACCAACAGCAAGTAAAACCGAACTTCCTGCATTAGACGGTGCAACCTTAAACAACTATGATGTAAAAGGCCTGAAAGGTGTGGAAATTAGCAAAGTACAGCCAAATTCAATGGCAGCACAACGCGGCTTAAAATCAGGTGATATCATCATCGGCATTAACCGTCAGTCAATTGAAAGCATACAAGACTTACGCAAAGCGCTAGATGAAAAACCATCTGCCATTGCACTTAATATCTTACGTGGTCAAAACAACTTCTACTTATTAGTGCAATAA
- the hybG gene encoding hydrogenase maturation factor HybG, with translation MCLGIPGQIIQVADSALQLAVVDVCGVKREVNISLICQDDPKPLVGKWVLVHVGFAMTIIDEEEAKQTQEALIAMSQLEHEVGDFLGLNQK, from the coding sequence ATGTGTTTAGGTATTCCGGGACAGATCATTCAAGTAGCTGACAGCGCATTACAGCTTGCTGTAGTCGATGTGTGCGGAGTTAAAAGAGAAGTTAATATTTCATTAATTTGTCAGGATGACCCAAAACCTTTGGTCGGTAAATGGGTACTCGTGCATGTGGGTTTTGCCATGACAATTATCGATGAAGAAGAGGCTAAACAAACGCAAGAAGCCTTAATTGCCATGAGTCAACTAGAACATGAAGTCGGTGATTTTCTTGGCTTAAATCAAAAATAA